From the genome of Anaerolineae bacterium:
TATGCTCACCACGGGATTTATATCGGCTATGAAAAGGTTATTCATTTCACCGGCTCAATAAGGGAAAAGGTAGACCCGGAGGTTCATGAAACAGACCTGTCCAGGTTTCTGAAAGGCGGAATACTCAGACGGCGTGAATACGAAAAAAGGCTTCCGGCCTCC
Proteins encoded in this window:
- a CDS encoding lecithin retinol acyltransferase family protein; the protein is MKFDRLKSERLTEADLLPGDHICVRRRGRFYAHHGIYIGYEKVIHFTGSIREKVDPEVHETDLSRFLKGGILRRREYEKRLPAS